A single region of the Anaerolineales bacterium genome encodes:
- the murC gene encoding UDP-N-acetylmuramate--L-alanine ligase, which translates to MKHVHLVGIGGAGMSAIARVLHGRGFRVSGSDRALNPITAALAAEGVTIYEGHAATHVEGAELVLISSAVQPDNPEVSAARAAGIEVLKRREALPFVLEGKTQIAVAGTHGKTTTTALITHLLREVGRDPSYIVGGVMQNTGNNAHAGTGDAFVIEADEYDHMFLGLMPTIGVITNIEHDHPDMFPTFDDTLRAFEGFVGRIPDYDGVLIACADDSGAMRIAKPRRGRGQPTLTYGIHSPEANWQASETADGLVIQGMENGELLEVTLQKALPPALVGAHMRQNMLAALAACVAYGASLTAMMPALLSFKGTGRRLEQMGVYRGVPILSDYGHHPTAIRTTLEAVRQLYPEAAVWAVWQPHTYSRTRTLLGDFAEAFAAADHALITTIYPSRERYQTGDPDGNSIEAAVRGTHHPDVRYSGDLAATALLLRRELTVGAVVIIFSAGDAPKIGEMLLAEGG; encoded by the coding sequence ATGAAACATGTTCATCTTGTGGGGATTGGCGGGGCGGGGATGTCTGCCATTGCCCGTGTGCTGCACGGGCGGGGCTTTCGCGTCTCTGGCTCAGACCGCGCCCTAAATCCGATCACAGCGGCGCTCGCCGCCGAGGGGGTGACGATCTACGAGGGACACGCTGCCACTCATGTGGAAGGCGCTGAACTGGTGTTGATTTCTTCAGCGGTGCAGCCCGATAACCCCGAAGTCTCCGCCGCCCGCGCCGCTGGCATTGAGGTACTGAAGCGCCGCGAGGCGCTCCCCTTTGTGCTTGAGGGCAAAACCCAGATTGCTGTAGCCGGAACGCATGGCAAGACGACGACAACGGCATTGATCACGCACCTCCTGCGCGAGGTGGGGCGCGATCCTTCGTACATTGTGGGCGGGGTGATGCAAAATACGGGCAATAATGCCCACGCCGGAACGGGCGATGCCTTTGTCATTGAGGCAGATGAGTATGATCACATGTTCCTCGGTCTCATGCCAACGATTGGTGTGATCACGAACATTGAACACGATCATCCCGATATGTTCCCCACCTTTGATGATACTCTCCGCGCCTTCGAGGGCTTTGTGGGACGCATCCCCGATTACGACGGCGTGTTGATCGCTTGCGCCGATGATTCCGGCGCGATGCGCATCGCCAAACCCCGCCGAGGACGTGGGCAGCCCACCCTGACCTATGGAATTCACAGCCCAGAAGCAAATTGGCAGGCAAGCGAGACGGCGGATGGGTTGGTCATTCAGGGAATGGAAAACGGTGAACTGCTGGAGGTGACCCTTCAGAAGGCGCTCCCTCCGGCGTTGGTGGGGGCGCACATGCGCCAGAATATGTTGGCGGCATTGGCAGCGTGCGTCGCCTATGGCGCATCGCTGACGGCGATGATGCCCGCCCTTTTGAGCTTCAAAGGGACAGGGCGGCGCTTGGAGCAGATGGGGGTCTATCGCGGCGTGCCGATCTTGAGCGATTACGGACACCATCCGACGGCAATCCGCACTACGTTGGAGGCGGTGCGGCAGCTCTACCCTGAGGCGGCGGTGTGGGCGGTGTGGCAGCCGCATACCTACAGCCGGACGCGGACGCTTTTGGGGGATTTTGCCGAGGCGTTTGCCGCCGCTGACCACGCCCTGATCACCACTATTTATCCGTCACGGGAACGTTACCAAACGGGCGATCCCGATGGGAACTCTATTGAGGCGGCAGTACGCGGAACACATCACCCCGATGTGCGGTACAGCGGGGATTTGGCAGCAACGGCGCTGCTGCTGCGGCGGGAACTAACGGTAGGGGCGGTAGTGATTATCTTCAGCGCGGGCGATGCGCCGAAGATTGGGGAGATGCTGCTGGCGGAGGGTGGGTGA
- a CDS encoding CvpA family protein, with translation MVQLSTIFWTLIVLWGVIGFLRGYTRELVSAAGIILALFATWQFDGVVLRPLLRGATAQQQFWVYSGILSGITFFAYQTPAVAARIAARQQASGRVGLQERLLGLFFGALNGYLFFGSIWYYLDVFQYPFPPFIYAPSPESASAALVASLPLLWLVQNNLLTILVIVLFMFVLIAMI, from the coding sequence ATGGTTCAACTCTCAACGATTTTTTGGACGCTGATCGTCCTGTGGGGGGTCATTGGCTTTCTGCGCGGCTATACAAGGGAACTCGTCTCGGCGGCAGGGATCATCCTTGCCCTCTTTGCCACGTGGCAGTTTGATGGGGTTGTTTTGCGCCCGCTTTTGCGTGGGGCAACAGCGCAGCAGCAGTTCTGGGTCTATTCGGGGATTTTGAGTGGGATCACGTTCTTTGCCTACCAAACGCCAGCAGTTGCGGCGCGGATTGCTGCCCGTCAGCAAGCATCTGGACGGGTGGGCTTGCAAGAGCGGTTGTTGGGATTGTTCTTTGGGGCGCTAAACGGGTATTTATTCTTTGGCTCGATCTGGTACTATCTCGATGTTTTTCAATACCCCTTTCCCCCCTTCATCTACGCACCCTCGCCGGAATCGGCAAGCGCGGCATTGGTTGCCAGTTTGCCGCTTTTGTGGCTTGTTCAAAACAACCTGCTGACGATTTTGGTGATCGTCTTGTTCATGTTTGTCCTGATCGCGATGATCTAG